The following coding sequences lie in one Rhizobium rhododendri genomic window:
- a CDS encoding HlyD family secretion protein, which yields MRVVTTDEIAEGPSGNPTAAPTAVVPPAAVPSAPRKRRGATRLILFAALPIVLVIGGYFYVTGGQVMSTDNAYIGADMVGVSTDVSGFVAAIEVHENEQVKKGQVLFRLKPDSFQIALEGAKAQLGVARNQILNLQASYQQTLAEIAQAEADLPFYQTSFDRQQSLINSSAASKAAFDSAKHDLDAAKQKVAVAKAQAATTLAQIGGDLNQPLEQNPTYLQAKAAVDDAQRQLDDTVVRASFDGTVTNVDSLQVGGYLAAAQQGFSLVSSNDMWIAASPKETELTYVKPGQKVSISVDSCPGTVWTGTVASISPASGSSFSLLPAQNTTGNWVKVVQRIPMRVNIDDAAGKPPLRVGMSTEVDVDTGHARGLPDFVAKLLGRSDGKGHE from the coding sequence ATGCGTGTCGTCACGACGGACGAGATCGCCGAGGGACCCTCCGGCAATCCGACCGCGGCGCCGACCGCAGTCGTCCCGCCTGCGGCAGTGCCCTCAGCACCGCGCAAACGTCGTGGTGCAACGCGGCTGATCCTGTTCGCGGCGCTCCCCATCGTCTTGGTCATCGGCGGCTATTTCTACGTCACCGGCGGGCAGGTCATGTCCACCGACAACGCCTATATCGGCGCCGACATGGTCGGGGTTTCCACCGATGTCAGCGGCTTCGTCGCTGCCATCGAGGTGCATGAAAATGAACAGGTGAAGAAGGGCCAGGTGCTGTTCAGACTGAAGCCCGATTCCTTCCAGATTGCGCTGGAGGGTGCCAAGGCACAGCTCGGCGTTGCCCGCAACCAGATCCTGAACCTGCAGGCCAGCTACCAGCAGACCCTGGCGGAGATTGCCCAGGCCGAGGCGGACCTGCCGTTTTACCAGACCTCGTTCGATCGCCAGCAGAGCCTGATCAACAGCTCCGCAGCCTCCAAGGCCGCCTTTGATTCGGCCAAGCACGACCTCGACGCCGCCAAGCAGAAAGTAGCGGTCGCCAAAGCCCAGGCCGCCACAACGCTGGCTCAGATCGGCGGTGACCTTAACCAGCCGCTCGAGCAGAACCCCACCTATCTGCAGGCCAAAGCCGCCGTCGACGACGCGCAGCGCCAGCTCGACGACACCGTGGTTCGGGCGTCCTTCGATGGCACCGTGACCAATGTCGACAGCCTCCAAGTTGGTGGCTACCTCGCGGCTGCCCAGCAAGGCTTTTCACTGGTGTCGTCGAACGACATGTGGATCGCCGCCAGCCCGAAGGAAACCGAACTCACCTACGTCAAGCCGGGCCAGAAAGTCTCCATCTCCGTCGATTCCTGTCCGGGCACGGTCTGGACGGGCACTGTCGCCAGCATCAGTCCCGCCTCGGGCTCCAGCTTTTCGTTGCTGCCGGCGCAAAACACCACCGGCAACTGGGTTAAGGTGGTCCAGCGCATCCCGATGCGGGTGAACATCGACGATGCCGCCGGCAAACCGCCGCTTCGGGTCGGCATGAGCACGGAAGTGGACGTCGACACGGGCCACGCTCGTGGCTTGCCGGATTTTGTCGCAAAACTGCTGGGCCGTTCCGATGGCAAGGGTCATGAGTAA